Proteins encoded together in one Spodoptera frugiperda isolate SF20-4 chromosome 15, AGI-APGP_CSIRO_Sfru_2.0, whole genome shotgun sequence window:
- the LOC118278102 gene encoding uncharacterized protein LOC118278102 isoform X4, with the protein MYNYTSVLQIQSTATVRDDYNDADIWIKKEEKQIASEIINLDNDVEDDDMCEALIYISESDDNEDCSDETDILILKQDKPSESDEVGVPDNVNEPEIQEDADILVSKQNKPSEPEDTDMPDKVDNIENQEHLDIVIKSENIDGQDNNVHIEEQHDIDTLIIKEDPYKEESSESKNVGTNHNLEGVEHSNADIITAENDIILPKTENIDIEENFNSVGDNDVNTLTSMEEQTPKSICETDVDDDDLGLNDLIILGEKKSESDHTIAVDSNEKTGNAIEDTVMERHIEYRKTSLNIETIEKSLVETNTVPTPSTSKTLQPSEIPRRPSISVVSEHFLRYGCQEQKQIPENSTHERMQALQSLTKTIYATETMKTQLITKAQIHENPTSFNETGSYPQGEAHALSILKPNEVNRAYDQNVSNNVSYPLEYTGAQHSSQQITQPFAKSKPKKAPAKEMKLKAPIEKVRRYNPMNYHQHRGYTYIAPHDPQIGNIQPQNIPMNSISFEQNQLYRANVQHLPVPGEQLTVDNSTENMIVRTTTGRNPLILNASQNNRHTIPKSAQHFLRAGNQLSHDFAPNCTVSGNSIYPAQPVYANQIPNQQSTQQNELSVIVHHYNQPYSNSANINANQFASGLEDYSVVQDLQSKLLFHRKPTEIQTYNQLPLIQNSYQAILPATQTTSANVPSNFPDQLPIYQETQRPTGQTQQIFERGPIIMDQHKSDAQSTSQNNSKANQGCPHCPCSQLASTTTTSPVDTRISSSTDEQFNGKNVNSDNNNTDVSAVQNQLNKVEDEQNSVSQINTGSTKNGSVVTSESVPESRLAADHQESPKRISPACSTGEKIVKPGNECHSSSNVTNELESVTAAIKAFERMVSQAEITICKQTEAYKARHNKMFERDKEFKKMIETIIRHCDSRINKVRKLKSKNRLNNPNNRKRKVI; encoded by the exons ATGATTACAACGATGCAGATATTTGGATCAAGAAGGAAGAAAAGCAGATTGCTAGTGAAATTATTAATCTAGACAATGACGTTGAGGATGATG ATATGTGTGAAGCATTGATTTACATATCTGAAAGCGATGATAATGAGg aTTGTAGTGATGAAACagacattttgattttaaaacaaGATAAACCGTCTGAATCAGACGAGGTTGGTGTACCAGACAATGTTAATGAGCCTG AAATTCAAGAAGATGCAGATATTTTGGTTTCAAAACAGAATAAACCGTCTGAACCAGAAGATACTGACATGCCAGATAAGGTTGATAACATTG AAAATCAAGAGCATCTAGATATTGTCATCAAATCGGAAAATATAGATGGACAAGACAACAATGTTCACATTG AAGAACAACATGATAT AGACACCTTGATTATAAAAGAGGATCCATATAAAGAAGAGTCATCTGAATCTAAAAATGTTGGCACAAATCATAATTTGGAGGGAGTTG AACATAGTAATGCAGACATTATTACAGCAGAGAATGATATTATACTACCCAAAACTGAAAATATTGATAtcgaagaaaattttaatagtgTTG GAGATAATGATGTAAATACCTTGACTTCAATGGAAGAACAGACGCCTAAATCTATATGTGAAACTGATGTTGATG ATGATGATCTTGGTTTAAACGATTTGATTATATTGGGCGAAAAGAAATCTGAATCTGATCATACAATAGCTGTAGATAGTAATG aaaAAACAGGTAACGCAATTGAAGATACTGTGATGGAGCGACACATTGAATATAGAAAAACATCTTTGAATATTGAAACAATAGAAAAATCATTGGTTGAAACAAATACTGTTCCAACACCATCTACTTCAAAAACATTGCAACCATCAGAAATTCCACGTCGGCCATCTATATCAGTAGTTTCCGAACACTTTTTGCGTTATGGTTGCCaggaacaaaaacaaattccGGAAAATTCTACGCATGAAAGAATGCAGGCTCTCCAGAGCTTGACTAAAACAATATATGCTACAGAAACCATGAAAACTCAATTGATAACAAAAGCGCAAATACATGAAAATCCAACAAGCTTTAATGAAACTGGCAGCTATCCACAAGGAGAAGCCCACGCATTAAGTATTTTGAAACCCAATGAAGTAAATCGTGCTTACGATCAAAATGTTTCCAATAATGTGTCATATCCATTAGAATATACTGGTGCTCAGCATAGTAGTCAACAAATCACTCAGCCGTTTGCCAAATCAAAGCCAAAGAAAGCACCTGCTAAGGAAATGAAATTGAAAGCTCCTATTGAAAAGGTTCGAAGATATAATCCGATGAATTATCATCAGCATCGTGGCTATACGTATATCGCTCCACACGATCCTCAGATTGGCAATATACAACCTCAAAATATTCCGATGAACTCGATATCTTTTGAGCAAAACCAACTTTACAGGGCCAATGTACAACATTTGCCAGTTCCTGGAGAACAGTTAACAGTAGACAATAGCACGGAAAACATGATTGTTAGGACCACAACTGGAAGAAATCCTTTGATATTAAATGCTTCTCAAAATAATAGACACACTATCCCGAAATCTGCGCAACACTTTCTGAGGGCAGGAAATCAATTAAGTCATGATTTTGCTCCCAATTGTACAGTAAGTGGTAACAGCATTTATCCTGCACAGCCAGTTTATGCTAACCAAATACCTAATCAGCAAAGTACTCAGCAGAATGAGCTATCTGTAATAGTGCATCACTATAATCAACCATATTCGAATTCTGCCAATATCAATGCTAACCAGTTTGCATCAGGTCTTGAAGACTATTCTGTTGTCCAAGATCtacagtcaaaattattatttcatagaaaaccgacagAAATTCAAACCTATAATCAATTACCCCTCATTCAAAATAGCTACCAAGCTATCCTCCCAGCAACGCAAACAACTTCAGCAAATGTACCAAGTAATTTTCCTGACCAATTGCCTATATATCAGGAGACTCAGCGTCCAACTGGACAAACACAGCAAATCTTTGAAAGGGGACCAATAATAATGGATCAACATAAAAGTGATGCTCAGAGTACATCACAAAATAACTCAAAAGCCAATCAAGGTTGCCCCCATTGTCCTTGCTCACAACTTGCGTCTACTACTACCACATCTCCTGTTGATACTAGAATTTCTTCATCGACTGACGAACAATTTAATGGGAAAAATGTAAATTCTGATAATAACAATACAGATGTATCTGCTGTACAAAACCAACTTAACAAAGTAGAAGATGAACAGAATTCTGTAAGTCAAATTAATACAGGATCTACTAAAAACGGGTCCGTTGTGACAAGTGAATCTGTTCCCGAGTCTAGATTGGCTGCAGATCACCAAGAATCTCCAAAGCGAATATCACCAGCCTGCTCTACTGGAGAGAAAATAGTAAAACCTGGCAATGAGTGTCACAGTTCCTCAAATGTAACCAACGAGTTGGAGAGCGTAACTGCTGCCATAAAAGCATTCGAACGTATGGTTTCTCAAGCGGAAATAACCATTTGTAAACAGACTGAAGCCTATAAAGCCAGGcataacaaaatgtttgaacGTGATAAAGAATTTAAGAAAATGATAGAAACAATAATTAGACATTGTGACTCAAGAATTAATAAAGTCCGCAAATTGAAATCCAAGAACAGACTAAACAATCCAAATAACAGAAAAAGGAAAGTTATCTAA